CGATGATCCGCGAGGCGCCCGCCATCCGGGCCGCCTGGAGCACGGCGAGGCCGACGCCGCCGACACCGAGGACGACCACGCTCTCGCCCTCGCGGACCCGGGCGCTGTGGTGGATCGCGCCGTAGCCGGTGAGGACCGCGCAGCCGAGGAGGGCGGCGTCGGTGAGGGGGATGCCGTCGGGGGCGGGGAGGACGCAGTTGGCGGCGACGACGGTCTCCTCCGCGAAGGCCGCCACGTTGAGGCCGGGGTGGAGTCCGGTGCCGTCGGCCGTACGGGCGTGGAGGTTGGCGGTCCCCTTCAACGCGTCGGCGCAGAGCCAGACCTCGCCGATCCCGCAGTGGAAGCAAGCACCGCAGGAGGGAGCCCAGTTGAGGACCACGCCGTCACCGGGGGCGACATGGGTGACGCCCTCGCCGACCGCCAGGACCGTACCGGCGCCCTCATGGCCGAGGACGGCGGGCACCGGGACCCGCATGGTGCCGTTGGACAGGGACAGGTCGGAGTGGCAGACCCCCGCCGCGGCCAGCGCGATGCGCACCTGGCCGGGGCCGGGATCCGGCAGGACGATGTCGGTGATCTCCAACGGAGCTCCGACGGCGGGCAGTACGGCGGCGCGGACCACGGACAGGCTCCTCTGCGAACGGGGTTACGGGGATCAGAACTGGAGCGACTTGGTCTGGAGGTACTCCGCCAGACCGTGCGGCCCCAGCTCGCGCCCCACGCCCGACTGCTTGTAACCGCCGAAGGGGGCCAGCGGGTTGAACCGGCCGCCGTTGATGTCGACCTGCCCGGTGTCCATCCGGCGGGCGAAGGCCACCGCCTCCTCGTCGTCGGCCGCCCACACGGCTCCAGCGAGCCCGTACACGGTGTCGTTGGCGATACGGAGAGCGTCGTCGATGTCCTCGTAGCGCAGGATCGAGACCACCGGGCCGAAGATCTCCTCCTGGGCGATGGTCATCTCCGGGGTGACATCGGCGAAGACGGTGGGGCTGATGTAGTAGCCGGTCTCCAGGGGCGCGTCGGGGCCGCCCGCGATGAGGCGGGCGCCCTCCTCCATGCCCTTGCGGATGTAACCGCTCACCCGGGCCTGCTGCTTGGCGTTGACGAGCGGGCCGACCCGCTCCCCGGGGGCGTACTTGAGCACGGCGTGGGCGGCGAGCTCCACGGCCTCGTCGTACCGCTCGGCGTCGACCAGCATCCGGGTCCAGGCGCTGCACGTCTGGCCGGAGTTGGTCATCACGTTGGCGATGCCCACGTTGACCGCCTTGGCGAGGTCGGCGCCGGGGAGGATCACATTGGCGGACTTGCCGCCGAGTTCGAGGGCGACGCGCTTGACGGCGGCTCCGGCGGTGGCGCCGATCTGCTTGCCGACGGCGGTCGATCCGGTGAACGAGACGAGGTCGACGCCCTCGTGTTCGGCGAGCGCCTGCCCGGCGACCGGGCCGAGGCCGGTGACCAGGTTGAAGACCCCGGCGGGCAGCCCGGCGGCCTCGGTGGCCTCGGCGAAGAGCTGGGCGGTGAGCGGGGTGTCCTCGGCCGGCTTGAGGACGACCGTGCAGCCGGCCGCGAGGGCGGGGGCGACCTTGGCGACGATCTGGTGGAGCGGGTAGTTCCAGGGGGTGATCGCGCCGACGACGCCGACCGGCTCCAGCAGCACGGTGGAGTTGCCGATCCTCTCCTCGAAGGCGTAGGAGGCAGCCAGTTCGGCGTACGAGGCGGCGACCATGACCGGCACGGCGGCGTGGACCATCTGCGAGAGCGGCAGCGGCGCGCCCAGCTCGGCGGTGATCGTCTCGGCCAGCTCGTCCTTGCGGGCGGCCAGCGCGTCGCTCAGCGCGGAGAGCCGGGCGGCGCGCTCGGCGGGCGGGGTGGCGGCCCAGCCGGGGAACGCGGCGCGCGCGGCCTGCACCGCCGCGTCGACGTCCTCGGCCGTGCCCGCCGGTACGTGAGCGATGAGCTGCTCGTCGGCCGGGTTCACGACCGCGATCGTGTCCTGGCCGACGGCGGGCCGCCACGCGCCGCCGATGTACATCTGGTCATGGGCCTTCATGGGCTGTTTCCTCCCGGACGGGCTGTGCGGAGCGCCGACGCGCTGTCCCCCACCACCCAAACTAGCGCCGTTAGTTTTCGGGCGCCAGGGAGCTTCCGGAGACACCCGTCACGCCGGTCACGCGCGTCACGCCGGGAGGCGCACGCCCCCGCGCCGGCGAGGAGACCTCAGCTGTCGAGCCCGGGCACGTCCTGCGGCAGCGGGCAGATGCGGCGGCCGTAGTGGTCGAAGACGTACAGGTGGGCCAGGTCCACCAGCAGCGGCACCTGGCCGCCGGTCCGCAGCCGCATGTCGGGGCCGGTGCGCACCACCAGGTCGCCGGAGATGACGGAGGGCCGGTCGGGGGTGCGGAGCGCCACCGGGTCCGGGGCGGGGTCGTCGAGGGTGACGACCGGGCCGCTGATCCGCGCCCCGGCCCCCCCCTTCAGCCGGTCCAGGACACCGAGGGCCCATTGCGCACCAGCTCCGGAACGGCCCGCGGCGGCTCTGCGGCGGCGGGGCATGGCGCGCGGCTGGGCCGATTCGAGATCCGGGACGACGGCGGCCCGCGAACCGGTGTCGAGGTGGACCAGTGCCTCGTGCCCCTGGTACTCGACGTGCTCCACGATCCCGCTGAGCGCCACCTCGCCGGGGCGGGCGTGGCTGGGCGGGGCGATCCGGACCGCCTCCGAGCGCAGCCCCACGATGATCCGGCGGCCCTGCTGGATGCGGAGCAACTGGTGGTCGGGGCTGAGGGGTTCGGGCAGGGCGAGCCGCTGGCGGCCGAGGTCGATCGACATCCGCCCCTCCAACGGGGCGTGCACGACGGCCTGGAGGAGGTTGATCCGCGGGGTGCCGATGAACGCGGCCACGAAGACGTTCTCGGGCAGCGCGTAGACCTCGCGGGGCGGGCTGACCTGTTGCAGGACCCCGCCGCGCATCACGGCCACGCGGTCCCCGAGGGACATTGCCTCCGCCTGATCATGCGTCACATACACCGTGGTGACGCCGAGTTCCCTGGTGAGCAGGGCGATCTCGGCACGCAGATGGTTGCGGAGCTTGGCGTCCAGATTCGAGAGCGGCTCGTCCATCAGGAAGACGGAGGGCCTGCGGGAGATGGCCCGGCCCATCGCCACGCGCTGGCGCTCGCCACCGGAGAGCTGGGCCGGGTAGCGGTCCAGTACGTGCTCGATGCCGAGCATCCGGGCGGTGGCCTCGATCCGTGCCGTGTTGTCCTCGCGCGGGTTCTCCAGCTTCAGCGGGAAGCCGATGTTGGCGCGGTTGGTCATGCTCGGGTACAGCGCGAAGTTCTGGAACACCATCGCCATCCCGCGTTCGCGCGGCGGGAGGTGGTTGGCGAACTCGCCGTCGAGGAGCAGTTCGCCCTCGCTGATCTCCTCCAGCCCCGCGATCATGCGCAGCACGGTCGACTTGCCGCAGCCGGAGGGGCCGAGCAGCACGACGAACTCGCCGGGGTCGATGGAGAGCGTGAACCGGTCGACGGCCCGCCGGTCCCGGCCGTAGCTCTTGCTGACGTGGTGCAGGGAGATGGCGTGCGTCATGGAGTGTCCCCGGGATGAAGGTGTACGAGGTGTACGTCGCGGTGGGGAGCGGCTGTGGGGGAAGTTAGCCCACCGGGCGGGGTGTGGGAATGACTCGCGCGAAGGTTGGGGCGTTGGAGATGTGTGGGGCGTGCGGGGTTGGGCGGGCCGGGTGCGTACCGGGGAGGTGGGGCGGGTGCGTACGGGCTCTGGTGGAGCGGTGCGTCAGGAGCGGTTCCGGTCGGCCAGGGGCGCGTTGTCGTCCCGCTCCTGTTGCCGCTCTCGTACGGGCATGGGCTCCGGCGGTCGTACGGAGGAGGCCCGGGCCGCCCGTCCGCTCCGCAGGCCCAGCCCCGCCGCGGCCAGCAGCAGGGCGCCGAGCAGCGCGAACGGGGCCGCCGCCCCCGCCGTACCCGCGATCAGGCCCGCCGCGGCCGGGGCGGCGGCCTGGCCCAGCCGGTTGCCGGTCAGCCGCAGGGCCAGGGCCGTGGACCGGGCCTCGGCGGGGGCGGCCTGGACCACCGTGGTCATCGACAGCGGCTGGCCGACGCCGAGGCAGAACCCGAGTGCGGCCAGCATGACGGCGAGCACCGGCACGGGGACCGGGAGGACCATCCCCGCGCAGAGCAGGCCGGCCAGCAGGCAGCTGATGGTCAGCAGGGCCGTCCGGCCGAGGAGCCGCAGCATCGGGGTCATCACCAGACGGCAGGCGATGGTGGCGGCGGCCCGCAGGCTGAGCAGCAGCCCGACGGTGGCGGGGGCGATCCCCCGGTGCTCGCCGACCACCGGCAGGTAGGCGGTGAGGATGTCGGTGGAGGAGAGGACGGCCATGCTGATGAAGATCCCGGCCGGGACGCCGCGCGCGCCGAGGATCGTGGTGACCGGGACCTTGGCCGCCCCTGCCCTGGTGGCAGGCCCGGCGCCGGGCGTACGCCGGTGCTCGATGCGCCACAGCGAGGTGAGCGCGACCGCGCAGACCCCTGCCGAGACGAGGAGCGCGAGTGCGCTCGTACGCCCCAGAGCACCGCTCTCCCCGGAGATCAGCGCTCCCGCCGCGATCGGGCCGCCCAACTGGCCGAGCGAGGCGCCGATGGTGAAGTGGCCGAAGTTGCGGTCCTGTTCGGCCGGGGCGGACTGCCGTGCCACGATCGACTGCGCGCCGATCACGAAGCAGAGGTGGCCGAGGCCCATCACCCCGCTCCACGCGGCCATCGCGGGCAGCGAGGAGACCACACCGCTCAGCGCGCAGCCGCCGGAGATCAGCACCACGCCCACCGGCAGCAGGGGCGCGCACCGCCCGTGGTCCGTGCGGCGGCCGAGCGGGACGGCGGCGAACAGCGGCAGCAGGGCGTAGACCCCGGCGATGACGCCGACGGCCGTCTCGTCCGCTCCCAGCGCGAGGGCCCGGTAGGAGACGGCGGGCCGCGCCATCGACACCGCCCCCTGTGCGAAGGCGAAGGCGATGACGAGGCGCAGCAGCCAGCCCCTGCCGGGTCCGGGTCGCGGTGCGGATGACATCAGGGAGTGTCCAGGGGTACGGGGGTCATCAGATCGTGCCGAACAGGATGCCCGCCCCGAGCACCACCAGTGAGGTGAGCACCGCCCACTTGACGGTGAACCGGGTGTGGTCGCCGAACTCCACCTTGGCCATGCCGACGAGGACGTACACGGCGGGGACCAGCGGCGAGGACATGTGCAGCGCCTGGCCGGCCAGGGAGGCGCGGGCGATCTCCAGCGGGGAGACGCCGTGGGCGGCGCCCGCTTCGGCGAGGACGGGGACGACGCCGAAGTAGAAGCCGTCGTTGGACATGAAGTAGGTGAGCGGCAGGCTGAGCAGCCCGGTGACGATGGCCATGTGCGGGCCCATCGCGTCGGGGACGGCCCCGACCACCCAGTCGGCCATGCTCTCGACCATACCGGTGCCGGTGAGGACGCCGGTGAAGACGGCGGCGGCGAAGACCATGCCGGAGACGTTGAGGACGTTCTCGGCGTGGGCGGCGATCCGGGCGCGCTGGTCGGGCATGTGGGGGAAGTTGACGGTGAGGGCGAGGGCGGCGCCGAGGAGGAAGAGGACCGGGATCGGCATCAGGTCCATGATCATGGCCGTCAGCAGGACGACGGTCAGACCGGCGTTGAACCAGTAGAGCCTGGGCCGCAGCGTGGACCGGTTCGGGTCGAGGCCCTTGAACTCCTCCTCGTCCGCGTCGTCCGTGAGGTCCGCCGAGCCGGTGCCCGAGGCGGCGGAACCCTTGCGCGGCCGGTCCTCGCCTGTGCCGCCCGCCGCCGCCAGGACGGTCTCCCGCTCCGGCTCCCGTACCGGCGTCTCGTCCAGCGTGAGCACGCCCAGGCGCTTGCGCTCGCGCAGACCGAGCACGTACGAGAGGAGGAACACGGCGAGCAGTCCGACGGCCAGCGCCGGGATCATGGGGACGAAGATCTCGGAGGCGTCCAGCTTGAGCGCGGTCGCGGCGCGGGCGGTGGGGCCGCCCCAGGGCAGGGTGTTCATGACGCCGTTCGCCGTGGCCGCCACACCGGTCATCACGACCAGGCTCATCTTGAGGCGTTTGTAGAGCGGATACATCGCCGAGACGGTGATCATGAACGTGGTGGAGCCGTCGCCGTCCAGCGAGACGATCGCGGCGAGCACCGCCGTACCGACGACGATCCGCATCGGGTCCGCCTTGCAGAACCGCAGGATGGCCCGGACGACCGGGTCGAAGAGGCCGACATCGATCATCACGCCGAAGTAGACGATGGCGAACATGAGCATGGCGGCGGTCGGCGCCAGGTTGCCGACGCCGTCGATGACGTAGTCGCCGAGCTTCGCCCCCTGCCCGACGGCGACACAGAACAGGGCGGGGATCAGTACCAGCGCCGCGATCGGCGACATCTTCTTCGTCATGATCAGGACCAGGAAGGTCGCGATCATGGCGAAGCCGAGGATTGTCAGCATGGGGGATACCTAACGTTCATCCTTGAACTCCCACCGGTCTCGGCGGTCCGGACGACGTTAGGGGCCCCCTCGAAGGGTTAACAAGACGTTGACGCGTGAGCAATACGAGCAAAACCCCAGGTCAACGCAGTGGTGTTACGGAGGGGGTTATGGGGACGGGGTCACCGTCACCGGAATGGCGTTCAGTACGGCGGTGCCGGAGAGCGGGTCCAGGAGGGTGCCGTCGAGGAGCTGGTTCACGTTGGCGCCGGGGTGGGCGGCGGCGACCGCCATCCGGGTCCCGGGGCGGCTGTGGCCCCAGCCGTGCGGGAGGCTCACCACTCCGCTGCGTACGGTGTCCGTGATCTCGGCGGGGGCCTCGATCCCGCCGCCCGCCGACTCGATCCGTACGGTGGCCCCGTCCACGAGCCCGAGCCGGGCCGCGTCGTCGGGGTGGACCTGGAGGGTGCAGACGTTGGAGCCGCCGCTGAGCGAACCGACGTTGTGCATCCAGCTGTTGTTGGAGCGCAGATGGCGGCGGCCGACGAGGACGAGCGGGGCGGGCCGGTCGCCCAGCGCCCGGCGCAGGCGGGGCAGGTCGGCGGCGATCGGGGCGGGAAGCAGCTCGACGCGGCCGGAGCGGGTGCGCAGGATCTCCGGGACCCGTGGCTTCAGCGGGCCGAGGTCGATGCCGTGCGGGTGGGCGAGAAGCTGCTCCAGTGTCAGACCGTACGGGCCGAGCCGCAGCATGAGGTCGAGGCGGCGCTCGGGGCCGCTGTCGCCGGTGAGCTCGTCGGCCAGCTCCGCCGGGGCGCCCGCCTTGGTGATCGCGGTGGTGACGGCGAGGTCGTCGACGGCGGAGGGCGGGGCGCCGTGCATCCCGCTCACCGCGAGGATCAGCCGGGCGTGGATCTCGCTCTCGTCCAGCCGCCCGTCCTCCAGCGGTACGGGGGCCGGGGTGTAGCGGACCTGGTTGTGCACGGCGAAG
This DNA window, taken from Streptomyces griseus subsp. griseus, encodes the following:
- a CDS encoding aldehyde dehydrogenase family protein, encoding MKAHDQMYIGGAWRPAVGQDTIAVVNPADEQLIAHVPAGTAEDVDAAVQAARAAFPGWAATPPAERAARLSALSDALAARKDELAETITAELGAPLPLSQMVHAAVPVMVAASYAELAASYAFEERIGNSTVLLEPVGVVGAITPWNYPLHQIVAKVAPALAAGCTVVLKPAEDTPLTAQLFAEATEAAGLPAGVFNLVTGLGPVAGQALAEHEGVDLVSFTGSTAVGKQIGATAGAAVKRVALELGGKSANVILPGADLAKAVNVGIANVMTNSGQTCSAWTRMLVDAERYDEAVELAAHAVLKYAPGERVGPLVNAKQQARVSGYIRKGMEEGARLIAGGPDAPLETGYYISPTVFADVTPEMTIAQEEIFGPVVSILRYEDIDDALRIANDTVYGLAGAVWAADDEEAVAFARRMDTGQVDINGGRFNPLAPFGGYKQSGVGRELGPHGLAEYLQTKSLQF
- a CDS encoding CitMHS family transporter — its product is MLTILGFAMIATFLVLIMTKKMSPIAALVLIPALFCVAVGQGAKLGDYVIDGVGNLAPTAAMLMFAIVYFGVMIDVGLFDPVVRAILRFCKADPMRIVVGTAVLAAIVSLDGDGSTTFMITVSAMYPLYKRLKMSLVVMTGVAATANGVMNTLPWGGPTARAATALKLDASEIFVPMIPALAVGLLAVFLLSYVLGLRERKRLGVLTLDETPVREPERETVLAAAGGTGEDRPRKGSAASGTGSADLTDDADEEEFKGLDPNRSTLRPRLYWFNAGLTVVLLTAMIMDLMPIPVLFLLGAALALTVNFPHMPDQRARIAAHAENVLNVSGMVFAAAVFTGVLTGTGMVESMADWVVGAVPDAMGPHMAIVTGLLSLPLTYFMSNDGFYFGVVPVLAEAGAAHGVSPLEIARASLAGQALHMSSPLVPAVYVLVGMAKVEFGDHTRFTVKWAVLTSLVVLGAGILFGTI
- a CDS encoding ABC transporter ATP-binding protein, with the translated sequence MTHAISLHHVSKSYGRDRRAVDRFTLSIDPGEFVVLLGPSGCGKSTVLRMIAGLEEISEGELLLDGEFANHLPPRERGMAMVFQNFALYPSMTNRANIGFPLKLENPREDNTARIEATARMLGIEHVLDRYPAQLSGGERQRVAMGRAISRRPSVFLMDEPLSNLDAKLRNHLRAEIALLTRELGVTTVYVTHDQAEAMSLGDRVAVMRGGVLQQVSPPREVYALPENVFVAAFIGTPRINLLQAVVHAPLEGRMSIDLGRQRLALPEPLSPDHQLLRIQQGRRIIVGLRSEAVRIAPPSHARPGEVALSGIVEHVEYQGHEALVHLDTGSRAAVVPDLESAQPRAMPRRRRAAAGRSGAGAQWALGVLDRLKGGAGARISGPVVTLDDPAPDPVALRTPDRPSVISGDLVVRTGPDMRLRTGGQVPLLVDLAHLYVFDHYGRRICPLPQDVPGLDS
- a CDS encoding Zn-dependent alcohol dehydrogenase, whose amino-acid sequence is MVRAAVLPAVGAPLEITDIVLPDPGPGQVRIALAAAGVCHSDLSLSNGTMRVPVPAVLGHEGAGTVLAVGEGVTHVAPGDGVVLNWAPSCGACFHCGIGEVWLCADALKGTANLHARTADGTGLHPGLNVAAFAEETVVAANCVLPAPDGIPLTDAALLGCAVLTGYGAIHHSARVREGESVVVLGVGGVGLAVLQAARMAGASRIIAVDVSPAKEELARQAGATDYVIASATTPREIRKLTGGQGTDVAVECVGRPATIRAAWESTRRGGRTTVVGIGGKDQEVTFNALEIFHWGRSLTGCVYGNSDPARDLPALADHIRAGRFDLSMMVTERIALDGIPAAFDNMIAGKGGRALVVF
- a CDS encoding MFS transporter; the encoded protein is MSSAPRPGPGRGWLLRLVIAFAFAQGAVSMARPAVSYRALALGADETAVGVIAGVYALLPLFAAVPLGRRTDHGRCAPLLPVGVVLISGGCALSGVVSSLPAMAAWSGVMGLGHLCFVIGAQSIVARQSAPAEQDRNFGHFTIGASLGQLGGPIAAGALISGESGALGRTSALALLVSAGVCAVALTSLWRIEHRRTPGAGPATRAGAAKVPVTTILGARGVPAGIFISMAVLSSTDILTAYLPVVGEHRGIAPATVGLLLSLRAAATIACRLVMTPMLRLLGRTALLTISCLLAGLLCAGMVLPVPVPVLAVMLAALGFCLGVGQPLSMTTVVQAAPAEARSTALALRLTGNRLGQAAAPAAAGLIAGTAGAAAPFALLGALLLAAAGLGLRSGRAARASSVRPPEPMPVRERQQERDDNAPLADRNRS